A window of Micromonospora eburnea genomic DNA:
CTGTGGAAGCTGCTGCGCGACGCGGGCCTGGTCTGACCCCGGGCCGGCCCGCCAGGGTCGGTGGCCGATGAGGGCTGGGACTTGTGACTCCAGGTCGGCGACAGCAAAGTGGTCAAACGGGTACTCACGGCTGGGCGTAGTCACGAGCCGGGGTTAAGGATATGCTTAACCTTCGGAATTGATCAGAGGGGGCCGGGTGCGCTGGGAGATCTTGATGACCACCCAGGTGGAGAGGTTCCTCGACGATCTTTACCAGGCGGATTCGACCAGTCATCGCCTGGTGAACCAAGCGATCCTCGTGCTCGAGCGGAATGGTTCTGCCGAAGGGCGACCTCTCGTAGACACGGTCACTGCATCGAGGATCTCGAACATGAAGGAGTTGCGCCCGCCATCGAGCGGGCGTACGGAGATCAGGATCCTGTTCGTGCTCGATCCATGGCGATCTGCGATCCTCTTGGTCGCAGGCGACAAGTCGGGGCAGTGGAAACGGTGGTACCGAGACGCGATACCTGAGGCGGAGGACCTGTACACGACCTATCTGAAGGAGCGCGAGAAGGAGTTGGGGTCATGAGCGAAGTCCGACGTTGGCGAGAGTCCGGGCATCTGGAGCGGGCGGTGGAAACGGCCGGCGGCCAGGAAGCGTTCGACGCCGCCATGGGAAAGATGCTCGACGAGGCGCGGGGCTGGCGGCTGGCCGACCTGCGAAAGCGGCGCGGCCTGACGCAGGAGCAGGTCGCTGACCGGATGAACGTCTCGACGGCACGTGTCTCACAGATCGAAAGTGGCGCGGTCTCCACGCAGGACGTGCTCAACCGTTACATCGAAGCCCTCGGCGGCACCTTGAAGCTCATCGCCGACTTCGGTGACGAGCAACTTAAGGTCGCGTGAGTCGCGGTCGCCGAGACCGCCGGCCGCGCCCGGACGTGGGGGAAACCGCCCCGAGAAGTGCCCCATCTCGTGCGCGAGCACCGCCACAGCTCCGGGGCCCGCTCCGGGGTGAGCTGGACACCGACCGGCGGGGACGTGCGTAGGGTGAGCACCCGGCCCAGGGTGAACACGAGCACGAGCAGTAGCGCGATGGCGACACCGACCACTAGCGGTCGGAAAGTCCGGGCGCCGGAGCCGTCCCAGTCGGTGCCGTACCCCAGGCCGACCGCCCCGATCCCGACCACCAGGCCGATCGTCAGGACGAAGAAGCCGATGAGCAGCGCGACGGACAGCACGGCCCGCAGCATGGTCTTCAATGTCGTTCCTCCCCGCGTGCGGCGAGCAGGCTATCGACGGGGAGGGATCGGCTACAAGACCCTTTCGGTGCCGGTCTGGTCAGGGCGGAGCCAGAGCACGCCCAGCGGCGGCACCCGCAGCGCCGCCGACGCCGGCATCCCGTGCCAGGGCACGCTCTCCGCGTGCACCGCGCCCAGGTTGCCCACGCCCGACCCGCCGTACTCGTGGGCGTCGGTGTTGAGCACCTCGGTCCAGGTGCCGCCGGCCGGCAGGCCGATCCGGTAGCCCTCTAGCGGGATGGCGGAGAAGTTGGCCACGCAGACCAGGGTCTGGCCGTCGGGGGCGATCCGGACGAACGACACGGTGTTGTTGGCGGCGTCGTCGCCGGAGATCCAGCGGAAGCCGGCCGGCTCGGTGTCCTGCGCCCACAGCGCCGGGCTGGCCCGGTAGCTCCGGTTCAGGTCGCCGACCAGGCGTTGCACGCCGGCCCGGGCGGGGTCGTGCAGCAGATACCAGTCGAGGCCGCGTTCCTCGCTCCACTCCCGGTCGTCGGCCAGCTCGCAGCCCATGAAGAGCAACTGCTTGCCGGGGTGCGCCCACATGTACGCCAGCAGCGCCCGTACGGTGGCCAGCCGCTGCCAGGTGTCGCCGGGCATCTTGCCGACCAGGGAGCCCTTGCCGTGCACCACCTCGTCGTGGCTGATCGGCAGCACGTAGTTCTCACTCCAGGCGTACGCCAGGGAGAAGGTGAGCTGATGGTGGTGGTGCTGCCGGTAGATCGGGTCCTTCGAGGTGTAGAGCAGGGTGTCGTGCATCCAGCCCATGTTCCACTTGAAGCCGAAGCCCAGCCCGCCCTCCCCGGTCGGGCGGGTGACGCCGGGCCAGGCGGTGGACTCCTCGGCGACCATCACCACCCCGGGATGCTGCTTGTAGACGGTGGCGTTGACCTCCTGGAGCAGCGCGATGGCCTCCAGGTTCTCCCGGCCGCCGTGCACGTTGGGCACCCACTGCCCCTCCTGGCGCGAGTAGTCCAGATAGAGCATCGAGGCGACCGCGTCCACCCGCAGCCCGTCGACGTGGAACTCGGCCAGCCAGTAAAGCGCGTTGGCGACCAGGAAGTTGCGCACCTCCCGGCGGCCGAAGTCGAAGACGTACGTGCCCCAGTCCGGGTGCTCGCCGCGACGCGGGTCGGGGTGCTCGTACAGCGGGGTGCCGTCGAAGCGGCCGAGCGCCCAGTCGTCCTTCGGGAAGTGGGCGGGCACCCAGTCGAGGAGCACCCCGATGCCGGCCTGGTGCAGCCGGTCGACCAGGTGGCGGAAGTCGTCCGGGTCGCCGAACCGGGCGGTCGGGGCGTAGTAGCCGGTGACCTGGTAGCCCCACGAGCCGCCGAACGGGTGCTCCATCACCGGCAGGAACTCCACGTGAGTGAAGCCCAGCTCGGTCACGTACGCGGTGAGCTGGTCGGCCAGCTCCCGGTAGCCGAGGCCGGGCCGCCACGAGCCGAGGTGCACCTCGTACACGCTCATCGGCTCCTGGTGCGGCCGCTGCCGGGCCCGCCGCGCCAGCCAGGCCGCGTCGCCCCACTCGTACGTCGAGCGGTGCACCACCGAGGCGGTGGCCGGCGGCACCTCGGTGCGCGCGGCGAGCGGGTCGGCCTTGTCCCGCCAGTGCCCGTCGGCGCCGAGGATGCGGTATTTGTAGCGGGCGCCGACCGGCACCCCCGGCACGAAGATCTCCCACACGCCGCTGGTGCCGAGCGAGCGCATCGGCCAGCCGTCGTCCGGCCCCCAGCCGGTGAAGTCGCCGACCACCCGCACCCCGCGGGCGTTGGGTGCCCAGACGGCGAACGCCACCCCGTCGTCGAGGACGCGGGCGCCGAGCGCCTCCCAGAGCCGCTCGTGCCGCCCCTCGCCGATCAGGTGCAGGTCCAGCTCGCCGAGGGTGGGCGGGTGGCGGTACGGGTCGTCGTGCACCGCGCCGTCGACCTCGACCCGGTAGTCGAGCACCTCGCCGGGAAGCACCGTCTCGAAGACACCGACCTCGTGCACCCGCTTCATCGGGCGCCGCTCGTCGCCGACCAGCACGGCCACGTCGGCCGCGCCCCGGCGCATGGTCCGGATGGTGGTACGCCCGTCGGCGGGGTGCGCGCCGAGCAGGCCGTGCGGGTCGTACGCCTCGCCGGCGATCAGCTGCTCCATCGTGCCTCGTCCTCCACGGCCGGTGCGGTGCCGCCGGAGAGGTCGGCGGGTACGTCCGCGACGGTCAGCTCCGCCGGCACGGCGGCCACCGGCTCCGGTACGGCCGGCGGGGTGGGCCGCCGCACGGTGAACACGTGCGCGGGTTGCAGGTACGGGTCGAGCCGGACGGCGTTGCGCTGCCCCCAGTCGTAGCTGGTCCCGGTCAACTCGTCGTGCACGGTGAACCGCTCGTGCCAGTCGAGGCCGAGCGCCGACATGTCGAGGGTGGTGTTGCCCCACTGCACCTCGCGGGAGTCGAACGAGCAGACCACGAGCACCGTGTTGCCGGTGTCCGGGTCGTGCTTGGACCAGCAGAGCAACGCCGGGTTGTCGATGTCGTGGAAGCGCAGGTTGCGCAGCCGGTGCAGGGCCGGGTTGTCGCGGCGTACCCGGTTGAGAATGGCGATGAACGGGGCGAGCGAGCGGCCCTGCGCCTGGGCCTGCGCCCAGTCCCGGGGGCGCAGCTCGTACTTCTCGTTGTCCAGGTATTCCTCGGCGCCGGGGCGGGCGACGTGCTCGAACAGCTCGTAGCCGGCGTACACGCCCCAGGAGGGGGAGAGCAGCGCGGCCAGCACCGCCCGGATCTTGAACATCGGCGGGCCGCCGTGCTGGAGCGAGGAGTGCAGGATGTCCGGGGTGTTGGGCCAGAAGTTGGGCCGCATGTAGTCGGCCGCCGCGACCAGCTCCTCGCAGTACGCCCGCAGCTCCGCCGCCGTCGTGCGCCAGGTGAAGTAGGTGTACGACTGGGTGAAGCCGACTTTGCCCAGGCCGTGCATGATCGCCGGGCGGGTGAACGCCTCGGCGAGGAAGAGCACGTCCGGCTCGACCCGCTTGACCTCCCAGATCAGCCAGTGCCAGAAGTCGAACGGCTTGGTGTGCGGGTTGTCCACCCGGAAGATCCGGATGCCCTCGCCGACCCAGTGCAGCACCACCCGCAGGATCTCCGCCCGGATGCCCTCCGGGTCGTTGTCGAAGTTCAGCGGGTAGATGTCCTGGTATTTCTTCGGCGGGTTCTCCGCGTACGCGATGGTGCCGTCGGCCCGGGTGGTGAACCACTCCGGGTGCTCGGTCACCCACGGGTGGTCCGGGGCGCACTGCAACGCCAGGTCCATCGCCACCTCCAGGCCCTGACCGGCGGCGGCGTCGAGGAACGCGCGGAAGTCCGCCGGCGTACCCAGGTCGGGGTGGATGGCGTCGTGGCCGCCCTCGGCGGCGCCGATCGCCCACGGCGAGCCGACGTCGTCCGGACCGGCGGTGAGCGAGTTGTTGCGGCCCTTGCGGTTGATCCGGCCGATCGGGTGGATCGGGGGCAGGTAGAGCACGTCGAAGCCCATCGCCGCGACGCCCGGCAGGCGGTCGACGGCGGTGCGGAGGGTGCCCGACCGGGCCGGCGCGTCCACGGTGGCCGGGACCGCCCCCTCCGAGCGCGGGAAGAATTCGTACCAGGCGGAGAAGAGCGCCCGGGGCCGGTCCACCCAGAGCCGGTGCTCGTCACCGGTGGTGACCAGCTCGCGGACCGGGTGGTCCCAGAGCAGCGGGGCCAGGTCGAGCGCCGGGCCGACCCGCCGGGGCAGCGCGTGGTCGTCGGCCCGCAGCGCGACCACCGCGGCCCGGACCCGCTCCCGGTCGGCTGCCGGGACCAGCTCCAGGGCCGCCTCCAGCACCCGGGCCCCCTCGGCCAGGTCGTTGGCCAGCTCGGCCGGGCCCTGGCCGGCGGCGAGCTTCTTGGTTACCGCGTTCTGCCAGGTCAGGTACGGGTCCTGGAACGCCTCGACGGTGAACCGCCACTCGCCCACCGCGTCCGGCCGGATGGCGGCGTGCCAGCGGTCCTGGCCGGGGTCGCCGGGGCGCATCCGGGTGAACGGGCGGGCCGCGCCGTCCGGGCCGAGCCAGACCACGTTGCAGCCGAGCGCGTCGTGCCCCTCCCGGTAGGCGCGGGCCGACACCGGCACGACCTCGCCGACGACCGCCTTGGCCGGATAGCGACCGCACGAGACGACAGGCGAGACGTCCTCGATCGGAAACCGTCCACTCACCGCCCCAACCTAACCCGCGAGATCGCCTCACGCTGACTACGGTGGTGAGAGGGGAACCCTTCTCTACCGGAGGCGTTAACAGGGGGCCCTTCCTTACAACAACGAGCGGTAGATGCCGAGCGTCCGGGCGGCGATCGCGTC
This region includes:
- the glgB gene encoding 1,4-alpha-glucan branching protein GlgB, producing the protein MEQLIAGEAYDPHGLLGAHPADGRTTIRTMRRGAADVAVLVGDERRPMKRVHEVGVFETVLPGEVLDYRVEVDGAVHDDPYRHPPTLGELDLHLIGEGRHERLWEALGARVLDDGVAFAVWAPNARGVRVVGDFTGWGPDDGWPMRSLGTSGVWEIFVPGVPVGARYKYRILGADGHWRDKADPLAARTEVPPATASVVHRSTYEWGDAAWLARRARQRPHQEPMSVYEVHLGSWRPGLGYRELADQLTAYVTELGFTHVEFLPVMEHPFGGSWGYQVTGYYAPTARFGDPDDFRHLVDRLHQAGIGVLLDWVPAHFPKDDWALGRFDGTPLYEHPDPRRGEHPDWGTYVFDFGRREVRNFLVANALYWLAEFHVDGLRVDAVASMLYLDYSRQEGQWVPNVHGGRENLEAIALLQEVNATVYKQHPGVVMVAEESTAWPGVTRPTGEGGLGFGFKWNMGWMHDTLLYTSKDPIYRQHHHHQLTFSLAYAWSENYVLPISHDEVVHGKGSLVGKMPGDTWQRLATVRALLAYMWAHPGKQLLFMGCELADDREWSEERGLDWYLLHDPARAGVQRLVGDLNRSYRASPALWAQDTEPAGFRWISGDDAANNTVSFVRIAPDGQTLVCVANFSAIPLEGYRIGLPAGGTWTEVLNTDAHEYGGSGVGNLGAVHAESVPWHGMPASAALRVPPLGVLWLRPDQTGTERVL
- a CDS encoding alpha-1,4-glucan--maltose-1-phosphate maltosyltransferase is translated as MSGRFPIEDVSPVVSCGRYPAKAVVGEVVPVSARAYREGHDALGCNVVWLGPDGAARPFTRMRPGDPGQDRWHAAIRPDAVGEWRFTVEAFQDPYLTWQNAVTKKLAAGQGPAELANDLAEGARVLEAALELVPAADRERVRAAVVALRADDHALPRRVGPALDLAPLLWDHPVRELVTTGDEHRLWVDRPRALFSAWYEFFPRSEGAVPATVDAPARSGTLRTAVDRLPGVAAMGFDVLYLPPIHPIGRINRKGRNNSLTAGPDDVGSPWAIGAAEGGHDAIHPDLGTPADFRAFLDAAAGQGLEVAMDLALQCAPDHPWVTEHPEWFTTRADGTIAYAENPPKKYQDIYPLNFDNDPEGIRAEILRVVLHWVGEGIRIFRVDNPHTKPFDFWHWLIWEVKRVEPDVLFLAEAFTRPAIMHGLGKVGFTQSYTYFTWRTTAAELRAYCEELVAAADYMRPNFWPNTPDILHSSLQHGGPPMFKIRAVLAALLSPSWGVYAGYELFEHVARPGAEEYLDNEKYELRPRDWAQAQAQGRSLAPFIAILNRVRRDNPALHRLRNLRFHDIDNPALLCWSKHDPDTGNTVLVVCSFDSREVQWGNTTLDMSALGLDWHERFTVHDELTGTSYDWGQRNAVRLDPYLQPAHVFTVRRPTPPAVPEPVAAVPAELTVADVPADLSGGTAPAVEDEARWSS
- a CDS encoding type II toxin-antitoxin system RelE/ParE family toxin; amino-acid sequence: MTTQVERFLDDLYQADSTSHRLVNQAILVLERNGSAEGRPLVDTVTASRISNMKELRPPSSGRTEIRILFVLDPWRSAILLVAGDKSGQWKRWYRDAIPEAEDLYTTYLKEREKELGS
- a CDS encoding helix-turn-helix domain-containing protein, translating into MSEVRRWRESGHLERAVETAGGQEAFDAAMGKMLDEARGWRLADLRKRRGLTQEQVADRMNVSTARVSQIESGAVSTQDVLNRYIEALGGTLKLIADFGDEQLKVA